The Excalfactoria chinensis isolate bCotChi1 chromosome 10, bCotChi1.hap2, whole genome shotgun sequence genome has a segment encoding these proteins:
- the LOC140256864 gene encoding C2 calcium-dependent domain-containing protein 4C-like encodes MWFLDKIRVSQGSGNLPCASFLGLPSSQHLLEKARLGAAAFPNVLTPDRIPEFCIPPRLSTSAPAQGPSSRQHHGLEDAHLSSSERSSSSSLPHFIQVESAEEIPALEEEGTNSDPQSQAALSLPHFPRAPTSYGFCTLLESPHTRRKESIFHGDTCGALPSLTLPRSRANTFGGKGSTSSPIAISFTSVRLPPRHLYRQGACDSDTASSSDSSPFSSPLLSRSPPRSCSLIKARSQEGLLCRALKAKNKSGMARNNSLSTEESSSTDNSPSAIRRASEGLLPARSCSVSCSPLFPLDFAHGRQRLVGESTVVMDKGGMLRLSAEYCSENERLRIRLISAEGLYDDSVEPKNINCCITLSLVPGKTQKQRSTVIKRSRNPIFNEDFFFDGIAEEELLSRSVRMKATNKGCSMKRGYTLGEQELSLMSMLSL; translated from the coding sequence ATGTGGTTCTTGGACAAGATCAGAGTGTCGCAGGGAAGCGGGAACCTCCCGTGCGCCTCCTTCCTGGGCCTGCCATCCAGCCAACATCTGCTAGAGAAAGCCcgcctgggggctgctgcttttcccaacGTGCTCACCCCAGACCGAATCCCGGAATTCTGCATCCCCCCCCGGCTGAgcacctctgctcctgctcaggGCCCCAGCTCCCGCCAGCACCACGGTTTGGAGGATGCACATCTCAGTTCCTCTGAAcgcagctccagctcttcttTACCCCACTTCATCCAGGTGGAAAGTGCTGAAGAGATCCCAGCGCTGGAGGAAGAGGGCACCAACTCAGACCCGCAGTCCCAAGCAGCGCTCTCCCTGCCCCACTTTCCCAGAGCTCCCACTTCCTACGGCTTCTGCACCTTGCTGGAGAGTCCCCACACCAGGAGAAAGGAATCGATCTTCCATGGTGACACGTGTGGGGCTTTGCCCAGCCTGACGCTGCCTCGATCCAGAGCTAACACATTCGGTGGCAAAGGGAGCACATCTAGTCCCATTGCTATCAGCTTCACCTCGGTAAGGCTGCCtcccaggcacctgtacaggcaGGGCGCTTGTGACAGTGACACTGCCTCCTCCAGTGACTCCTCTCCTTTCAGCTCCCCGCTGCTCAGCAGATCGCCCCCCAGATCCTGCTCCCTGATCAAGGCGCGAAGTCAGGAAGGATTGCTCTGCCGAGCACTGAAAGCCAAGAACAAATCTGGCATGGCCAGGAATAATTCTCTGTCcacagaggaaagcagctcCACCGATAATAGCCCCAGTGCCATCAGGCGGGCCTCGGAGGGGCTGCTCCCCGCACGGAGCTGCAGTGTGTCTTGTTCTCCCCTCTTTCCCCTGGACTTTGCCCATGGCCGGCAGAGACTGGTAGGAGAGAGCACGGTAGTCATGGACAAGGGGGGCATGCTGAGGCTGTCAGCTGAATATTGCTCAGAAAACGAAAGGCTGCGGATCCGTCTGATCAGTGCAGAGGGTTTATATGATGACTCTGTAGAGCCCAAAAACATAAACTGCTGCATCACCCTCTCCCTGGTGCCggggaaaacacagaaacagagaagcacCGTTATAAAGAGAAGCAGGAATCCCATCTTCAATGAGGACTTCTTTTTTGACGGCATTGCAGAGGAAGAGCTCCTCAGCCGCTCTGTGAGGATGAAAGCAACAAATAAAGGGTGCAGCATGAAACGGGGTTACACCTTAGGAGAACAGGAATTGTCTTTAATGAGTATGTTGTCCTTGTAA